A genomic region of Chryseobacterium sp. KACC 21268 contains the following coding sequences:
- a CDS encoding DoxX family membrane protein — protein sequence MKDFKTTYFFLRLPIALSIFGHGLVRLPKLQIFTEGMVKSMEKSAIPESLLTPFGYLIPIAEFLIGLVLLIGYQTKYAIYAGLALMGLLVLGSASVENWSAIEAQLVHSIYLGGLLWYWERYRPASTH from the coding sequence ATGAAAGACTTCAAAACCACCTATTTCTTTTTACGATTGCCCATCGCGCTTTCCATTTTTGGTCACGGCTTAGTAAGATTGCCAAAGTTGCAAATCTTCACGGAAGGAATGGTAAAATCGATGGAGAAATCAGCAATTCCTGAGAGTTTGCTGACGCCTTTTGGGTACTTGATTCCGATTGCAGAATTTCTGATTGGATTGGTTTTATTAATTGGCTATCAAACCAAATACGCCATTTATGCTGGCTTGGCGTTGATGGGACTTTTAGTTTTGGGAAGTGCTTCTGTGGAAAATTGGAGCGCGATTGAAGCGCAATTGGTACATTCGATTTATTTGGGTGGATTGCTTTGGTATTGGGAACGATATCGACCAGCTTCAACTCATTAA
- a CDS encoding aldo/keto reductase: MKKVNIKNTDLEIAPINFGGNVFGWTLDEKESFNILNKFDEGGFNFIDTADTYSWWVNGKGGQSEEIIGKWMKEKKNRQDIVLATKVGSETKEHGFDISKKHILKSVDESLKRLGTDHIDLYYTHFDDKVTPVEETLSAYDKIIKAGKVRYIGASNISPERLIESFEVAEKNNLPKYVALQPHYNLVEREKFETEYASLVEKYGLSAFPYWSLAAGFLTGKYRTEEDFEKTTRGAGIKKYFDDKGKAVLSALDKVSEKHQAQPATVALAWLLANPLVTAPIVSATSERQLQTIFDAPKLSLDSEDLEILNQASK, encoded by the coding sequence ATGAAAAAAGTAAATATTAAAAATACAGACTTAGAAATCGCTCCAATTAACTTTGGAGGAAATGTTTTTGGATGGACTTTGGACGAGAAAGAATCATTCAATATCCTGAATAAATTTGACGAAGGAGGATTTAATTTCATCGATACAGCGGACACTTATTCCTGGTGGGTGAACGGAAAAGGCGGACAATCCGAGGAAATCATCGGAAAATGGATGAAGGAAAAAAAGAACCGACAAGACATCGTTCTCGCTACAAAAGTAGGTTCCGAAACCAAAGAACACGGCTTTGACATCAGCAAAAAACACATCCTGAAATCTGTGGATGAATCTCTGAAACGTCTTGGGACAGACCACATCGATTTGTATTACACGCATTTTGACGACAAAGTAACGCCGGTTGAAGAAACGCTTTCTGCATATGACAAAATCATCAAAGCTGGAAAAGTAAGATATATCGGCGCTTCGAATATTTCGCCAGAAAGATTGATTGAATCTTTTGAAGTTGCTGAGAAAAATAATTTGCCAAAATATGTTGCACTTCAACCTCATTACAATTTGGTGGAAAGAGAAAAATTCGAAACGGAATACGCATCATTGGTTGAAAAATACGGATTGAGCGCTTTCCCATATTGGTCTTTGGCCGCAGGATTCTTAACCGGAAAATACAGGACCGAAGAAGATTTTGAGAAAACAACCCGAGGCGCCGGCATCAAGAAATATTTTGATGATAAAGGAAAAGCAGTTTTAAGTGCATTGGATAAAGTTTCCGAAAAACATCAAGCTCAACCTGCAACAGTTGCATTGGCTTGGTTGTTGGCAAATCCGCTAGTCACTGCTCCAATCGTAAGTGCGACGAGCGAAAGACAATTACAAACCATTTTCGATGCACCAAAATTGAGTTTAGATTCTGAAGATTTGGAAATCCTTAACCAAGCTTCGAAATAA
- a CDS encoding aldo/keto reductase produces MERRTFIKNSGLAAAGLMASSAIPTFASQLLKGNIMEQFDNSNQHKRFRPKNKSGFGGVALGNGFNINPDIECLQSIEAAWNAGVRYFDTSPWYGLGLSEHRMGLFLKDKKRDEFTISTKMGRILKPHDDFKLDGLWKGKLNFSYDYDYSAAGARKSVEDSLQRLGVASLDVVFIHDLSPDNKDMKGDWVKYFDIAAKGAMPELIKMREEGLIKGWGFGVNTIEPILKAIEVSDPDIFLSACQYSLIHHSDDLNKVFPKAAEKDISIVVGAPLCAGFLSGKDRYLYNGDFPNGVKDKLAALKRVTDNHKVDLRTAALQFAAAPEVVSGVIPGAHTVKQAEENAASFKAKIPADFWAELKKEKLIEANAPVPKS; encoded by the coding sequence ATGGAAAGACGAACATTTATTAAAAACAGCGGACTGGCTGCTGCAGGATTAATGGCTTCATCTGCCATTCCCACATTTGCATCACAATTACTAAAAGGAAACATTATGGAACAGTTTGACAATTCAAATCAGCATAAAAGATTCAGACCCAAAAACAAATCCGGTTTCGGCGGAGTCGCTTTGGGAAATGGTTTCAACATCAATCCGGATATTGAATGTTTACAATCTATAGAAGCCGCCTGGAATGCGGGAGTTCGTTATTTTGACACATCGCCGTGGTACGGTTTGGGACTCAGCGAGCACCGAATGGGACTGTTTTTGAAAGATAAAAAGCGCGATGAATTCACAATTTCCACCAAAATGGGAAGAATCCTGAAACCTCACGATGATTTCAAATTGGATGGACTTTGGAAAGGAAAACTTAATTTTTCTTACGACTATGATTACTCAGCCGCTGGCGCGAGAAAAAGTGTTGAAGACAGTTTACAGCGTTTAGGCGTTGCTTCATTGGACGTTGTTTTCATCCACGACCTTTCTCCTGACAACAAAGATATGAAAGGCGATTGGGTCAAATATTTTGATATTGCCGCGAAAGGCGCAATGCCGGAACTTATCAAAATGCGTGAGGAAGGTCTGATAAAAGGTTGGGGATTTGGTGTCAACACCATCGAGCCGATTTTGAAGGCCATCGAAGTTTCGGACCCTGATATTTTCCTTTCTGCCTGTCAGTATTCGCTAATTCATCATTCCGATGACCTCAACAAAGTTTTCCCGAAAGCGGCCGAAAAAGACATTTCGATTGTTGTCGGCGCTCCGCTGTGTGCTGGTTTTCTTTCTGGTAAGGACAGATATTTGTACAACGGCGATTTCCCGAATGGTGTGAAAGACAAATTAGCAGCTTTGAAAAGGGTTACTGACAATCACAAAGTAGATTTGAGAACGGCGGCACTTCAATTTGCAGCAGCGCCGGAAGTGGTTTCGGGTGTGATTCCTGGTGCACATACGGTGAAGCAGGCTGAGGAAAATGCGGCCTCATTCAAAGCGAAAATTCCGGCTGATTTCTGGGCAGAACTGAAGAAAGAAAAATTAATCGAAGCCAATGCGCCAGTTCCAAAATCTTAA
- a CDS encoding amidohydrolase family protein, whose amino-acid sequence MKYWKIITALSFFIINFSFGQNSLILENVRLIDGNGGTPIESTSILIKNDKISKIGKTIFDKTEKRINLKGKTIIPALISAHSHVGTLKGKTTVPENYTEENILSQLKKYQDYGVLNVMSMGTDRPLLFESGLREKSAKGEIDGARIHSAGYGFGVTDGAPPLDFAMDKVFRPSSVNKIPAQMDSLKNINAELVKIWVDDFNGKFKKKISPEIYKAIITEAHKRNLRVAAHVYYLSDLKQLVENGIDVIGHSVRSEVIDDATLAKMKAQNIIYIPTLSLDEYAYVYAKKPEWVDNQFFKKSLEPGVYEMITSEKYQNEIKNSPNYNLNIKAFETAKQNLKKVYDFGILVAMGTDSGAMPLRAQGFSEHLELQLMTESGLTPIQAITVATKNSAKALKIDKDFGTIEVGKTADFIILNSNPTENIKNTRDIFSVYKAGKEVSKGPLEK is encoded by the coding sequence ATGAAATATTGGAAAATAATTACCGCTTTATCTTTTTTCATCATTAATTTTTCTTTCGGGCAAAATAGTTTAATCTTAGAAAACGTCCGGCTCATCGATGGAAACGGCGGAACTCCAATAGAAAGCACGAGTATTCTCATTAAGAATGATAAAATTTCCAAAATCGGAAAAACCATTTTTGACAAAACCGAAAAACGGATTAATCTAAAGGGCAAAACAATTATTCCAGCTTTGATTTCTGCCCATTCCCACGTTGGAACTTTGAAGGGAAAAACCACAGTTCCAGAAAATTATACCGAAGAAAACATCCTTTCGCAACTTAAAAAATATCAAGATTACGGCGTTCTCAATGTAATGTCGATGGGAACCGACCGGCCTTTGTTGTTTGAAAGCGGACTGAGGGAAAAGTCTGCGAAAGGCGAAATTGATGGCGCAAGAATACATTCTGCAGGTTATGGATTTGGCGTGACCGACGGCGCTCCACCACTCGATTTTGCAATGGATAAAGTGTTCAGACCAAGTTCTGTGAATAAAATTCCGGCTCAGATGGACAGTTTAAAAAACATCAATGCAGAATTGGTGAAAATCTGGGTCGATGATTTTAATGGAAAATTCAAGAAAAAAATTAGTCCTGAGATTTACAAAGCCATTATCACGGAAGCTCACAAAAGAAATCTGAGAGTTGCTGCGCACGTTTATTATCTCTCGGATTTGAAACAACTGGTTGAAAACGGCATCGATGTCATCGGCCACAGCGTACGAAGCGAAGTGATTGATGATGCGACGTTAGCGAAAATGAAAGCGCAAAATATCATTTACATCCCTACTCTTTCGCTTGACGAATACGCTTACGTGTACGCCAAAAAACCGGAATGGGTCGATAATCAATTCTTCAAAAAATCACTAGAACCAGGCGTTTACGAAATGATAACTTCTGAGAAATATCAAAATGAAATAAAAAATTCTCCCAACTATAATTTGAATATCAAAGCTTTTGAAACCGCTAAACAGAATCTGAAAAAAGTTTATGATTTCGGAATTCTTGTTGCGATGGGAACTGACAGCGGTGCAATGCCTTTGCGAGCTCAGGGATTTTCGGAACATTTGGAATTACAGTTGATGACGGAATCTGGATTGACGCCAATTCAGGCCATCACAGTTGCTACCAAAAATTCAGCTAAAGCTTTGAAGATTGATAAAGATTTTGGAACGATTGAAGTTGGGAAAACGGCTGATTTTATTATTTTAAATTCAAATCCTACAGAAAATATTAAGAATACAAGAGATATTTTTTCAGTTTACAAAGCGGGGAAGGAAGTGAGCAAAGGACCATTAGAAAAATAA
- a CDS encoding DUF3861 domain-containing protein, whose protein sequence is MEKRNNTYQLDLKELKLKEGSEGTKSVSLEFDNHDDIFNIFEVIKSKKIFDDENTATEFALGLKLFTEVMLKNKQHPLFEELRPAIMEFMKKLKSQ, encoded by the coding sequence ATGGAAAAAAGAAACAATACTTATCAATTAGATTTAAAGGAACTTAAACTGAAAGAAGGTTCTGAAGGCACAAAAAGTGTAAGTCTTGAATTTGATAACCACGATGATATTTTCAACATTTTTGAGGTCATTAAATCCAAGAAAATTTTTGATGATGAAAATACGGCAACCGAATTCGCTTTAGGTTTAAAACTATTTACCGAAGTGATGCTGAAGAACAAACAACATCCATTATTTGAGGAATTAAGACCGGCGATAATGGAATTTATGAAAAAGTTAAAAAGTCAGTAA
- a CDS encoding DUF6157 family protein, with product MKTHTTNYTNTLIEIAEDSPVSKAVIPVVKNEKKTIANYQFEKLSKQPLKYTSDELLFEIFAERNDVSPSEIEEEKQKFFSKGQPCLRTSPLAKKNGFGIFHNEDSKVQLIPAESDDYQKMLADDSVKKVKAMKSKK from the coding sequence ATGAAAACCCACACCACCAATTACACCAACACCTTAATAGAAATCGCGGAAGATTCTCCGGTTTCCAAAGCAGTGATTCCGGTGGTGAAGAATGAGAAGAAAACGATTGCCAATTATCAATTCGAAAAGCTTTCGAAACAACCTTTGAAATATACTTCCGACGAATTGTTATTTGAAATCTTTGCGGAACGAAATGATGTTTCGCCTTCAGAAATTGAAGAAGAAAAACAGAAATTCTTTTCCAAAGGTCAACCTTGTTTGCGAACGTCACCTTTGGCTAAGAAAAATGGATTCGGGATTTTTCACAATGAAGATTCCAAAGTCCAATTGATTCCAGCTGAATCTGATGATTATCAAAAAATGTTGGCTGATGATTCTGTCAAAAAAGTAAAGGCGATGAAGTCAAAAAAGTGA
- a CDS encoding aldo/keto reductase gives MEYRKLGHSDLEVSAITFGAWAAGGWMWGSTDRNEAIEAIRASYDVGVTSIDTAPIYGQGTSEEIVGEAIKDIARDKVQILTKFGMRWDLDKGTLAMNSKNNDGNDIDIYKYAGKESIIYECEQSLKRLGTDYIDLYQIHWPDTTTPIDETFEAVSRLIEQGKVRFAGVCNYDAKQMVEAEKTLKLVSNQIPFSMVNRGIEDETVPYCIENNKSILAYSPLERGLLTGKITSDYKFQEGDHRAGHPHFQPDFIKKTNELLDKIKPIADEHNATLGQLVLRWTIERPGITIALAGARNAEQAVQNAKAMDINLTKEELQTIDELVNAF, from the coding sequence ATGGAATATAGAAAATTAGGACACAGCGATTTAGAAGTTTCAGCAATCACTTTCGGAGCGTGGGCTGCCGGCGGTTGGATGTGGGGAAGTACGGACAGAAATGAAGCCATCGAGGCCATCAGAGCTTCTTATGATGTCGGCGTAACTTCTATTGACACTGCGCCCATCTACGGACAAGGAACGAGCGAAGAAATTGTGGGCGAAGCGATTAAAGATATTGCTCGAGACAAGGTTCAAATCCTTACAAAGTTTGGAATGCGTTGGGATTTGGACAAGGGAACGTTGGCAATGAACAGCAAAAATAACGACGGAAATGATATCGACATTTACAAATACGCCGGAAAAGAAAGCATCATTTACGAATGTGAGCAAAGTTTGAAGAGATTGGGAACAGATTACATCGACCTTTATCAAATCCATTGGCCGGACACTACGACGCCAATTGATGAAACATTTGAAGCGGTTTCAAGATTGATTGAACAAGGAAAAGTCCGTTTTGCTGGCGTTTGTAATTATGACGCAAAACAAATGGTCGAGGCTGAGAAAACGTTGAAATTGGTTTCAAATCAGATTCCATTCAGTATGGTCAATCGTGGTATTGAGGACGAAACCGTTCCTTACTGCATCGAAAACAACAAATCCATTTTGGCTTACAGTCCTTTGGAAAGAGGATTGTTGACGGGAAAAATTACTTCAGATTACAAATTCCAAGAGGGCGACCACAGAGCAGGTCATCCTCATTTTCAACCAGATTTTATCAAGAAGACCAACGAACTTCTCGACAAAATCAAACCGATTGCCGACGAGCATAATGCAACGCTTGGACAATTGGTTCTTCGTTGGACGATTGAAAGACCTGGAATTACGATTGCATTGGCTGGCGCAAGAAATGCAGAACAAGCCGTTCAAAATGCAAAAGCGATGGACATTAATCTTACAAAAGAAGAATTACAGACCATCGATGAACTTGTCAATGCTTTTTAA
- a CDS encoding L-dopachrome tautomerase-related protein: MKKLLLSLCLGGISLMTNAQSNYEIVTKISAPNPDPSGIAVSSKDRVFLGFPRHADDHKEFALAELVNGNLIPFPNKEYVYPSDKPYKDKLVSPHGIYIDKNDVLWVLDDGKRSGIKEIPEGAAKVVGIDINSKKILHTIIIPKPILSDDSHYNDLRIDLSHGKKGTVYIANSGFGERFSLVVLDIDSGKAEEVLLNHYSTSPEPGFMGFLEGKPLKYDFKKQKFPLGGADGIAISPDEKTLYWTAISGRKLFSISTDILSNFNSTEKQVEDAVKLEGERPACDGLAEDEKGNIYFGAFEQQSIVKRNKDGEFTLLSHDQDNFVWPDGLAYRNGYVYVTLGQWNRLPSFNDGKDLRKPPYLVVKIKTDKN; the protein is encoded by the coding sequence ATGAAGAAGTTATTATTAAGTTTATGTCTCGGCGGAATTTCATTGATGACCAATGCACAATCCAATTACGAAATTGTTACAAAAATTTCAGCACCAAATCCTGACCCATCGGGTATTGCAGTAAGTTCCAAAGACCGCGTTTTCTTAGGATTTCCACGCCACGCAGATGACCACAAGGAATTTGCTTTGGCAGAACTGGTCAACGGAAATCTGATTCCGTTTCCTAATAAAGAATATGTTTATCCGAGCGACAAACCTTACAAAGACAAACTGGTTTCTCCTCACGGGATTTACATTGATAAAAATGATGTCCTTTGGGTTTTGGACGACGGGAAACGTTCAGGAATCAAGGAAATTCCGGAAGGTGCAGCGAAAGTGGTTGGCATTGATATTAATTCAAAGAAAATCCTTCACACCATTATTATCCCCAAACCAATTCTGTCGGATGATTCGCATTACAATGATTTGAGAATCGACCTTTCACACGGAAAAAAAGGAACAGTTTACATTGCCAATTCAGGGTTCGGAGAACGTTTTTCTTTGGTTGTTTTGGATATTGATTCCGGGAAAGCAGAGGAAGTTTTACTCAACCATTATTCCACTTCGCCAGAACCTGGTTTTATGGGATTTCTGGAAGGAAAACCACTCAAATATGATTTCAAAAAACAAAAATTTCCCCTTGGAGGCGCAGATGGAATCGCCATTAGCCCGGACGAAAAAACTTTGTATTGGACAGCCATTTCAGGGAGAAAACTGTTCAGCATTTCCACAGATATTTTAAGCAACTTTAATTCAACAGAAAAACAAGTTGAAGACGCCGTCAAACTCGAAGGCGAAAGACCGGCTTGTGATGGTCTGGCAGAAGATGAAAAGGGAAATATTTACTTCGGAGCCTTCGAACAGCAATCAATCGTTAAAAGAAACAAAGACGGCGAATTTACCCTTTTGTCACACGACCAAGATAACTTCGTCTGGCCGGATGGTTTGGCTTACAGAAACGGCTACGTCTACGTCACACTCGGGCAATGGAACAGACTTCCAAGTTTCAATGATGGGAAAGACCTGAGAAAACCACCTTATTTAGTAGTAAAAATCAAAACAGATAAAAATTAA
- a CDS encoding alpha/beta hydrolase, whose translation MKLIKIIAFLILSINLSAQANRPVLDIMLTNYEYPYKVSFLNFKSQNQDLKMAYMDIKPNKANGKTVLLLHGKNFNGAYWKTTIDALTKEGFRVIVPDQIGFGKSSKPTDYQFTFQQLAQNTKAILDELKIDKIYLLGHSMGGMVATRFSLMYPETVEKLILENPIGLEDWKLVAPYTSIDKNYETELKADYESTKKYQNGFYYDNKWKPEYDEWVYLLTGWTKAPDYPKVALVNAKTSDMIFTQPVVYEFQNLNVPTLLIIGTRDRTAIGKNNVKDPKIAETMGRYDLLGKTTQQKIKGSKLVEIDNVGHLPHIEVFDQFIKPVKEFLK comes from the coding sequence ATGAAATTAATAAAAATAATAGCATTTCTGATTTTATCAATCAATTTATCCGCTCAGGCAAATCGGCCGGTTTTGGATATAATGTTGACGAATTATGAATATCCATACAAAGTCAGTTTTCTGAATTTCAAAAGCCAAAATCAGGATTTGAAAATGGCTTATATGGACATCAAACCAAATAAAGCGAATGGAAAAACCGTCCTTCTGCTTCACGGCAAGAACTTCAATGGTGCGTATTGGAAAACTACGATTGACGCTTTGACAAAAGAAGGATTTCGAGTAATCGTTCCAGACCAGATTGGTTTCGGTAAATCATCAAAACCAACTGATTATCAATTCACTTTTCAGCAATTGGCTCAGAATACGAAAGCTATTTTGGATGAATTAAAAATCGATAAAATTTATCTTCTCGGACATTCGATGGGCGGAATGGTGGCGACAAGATTTTCATTAATGTACCCAGAAACCGTTGAGAAATTAATCCTCGAAAATCCAATAGGACTGGAAGATTGGAAATTGGTGGCGCCTTACACTTCCATCGATAAAAATTACGAAACCGAACTGAAAGCAGACTACGAATCGACGAAAAAATATCAAAACGGATTCTATTACGACAACAAATGGAAACCGGAATATGACGAATGGGTTTATCTTTTGACAGGCTGGACAAAAGCGCCAGATTATCCTAAAGTGGCTTTAGTCAACGCAAAAACTTCGGATATGATTTTCACGCAACCCGTGGTCTATGAATTTCAAAATTTGAATGTTCCAACTTTATTAATTATCGGAACGCGAGACAGAACGGCGATTGGAAAAAATAATGTGAAAGACCCAAAAATAGCTGAAACGATGGGACGATACGACCTATTGGGAAAAACTACTCAACAAAAAATAAAAGGTTCGAAACTGGTGGAAATCGACAACGTTGGACATTTGCCACACATCGAGGTTTTTGACCAATTCATCAAACCTGTAAAGGAATTTTTAAAATAA
- a CDS encoding NAD(P)-dependent oxidoreductase: protein MSSEKIGFIGLGNMGHPMAKNLEKAGFDLSVFNRTIEKAEDFKDQSNIAESISELVENSDIIFTILTNDNAVKAVYEEILSLDITGKLFIDMSTISPEVSSEIAKALKIKEASLLDAPVAGSTKPATDGTLIIMVGGDEKDVKRAEPYLQKLGKSIKHLGENGKGLAAKLSVNYFIATIYQGLAETVLFSESQGINRSDMLDIINESASGSGATKVKTPLLTEENYAPTFALDLMLKDILLAEDAGADFPLTKTLIETYQSANDAGFGKDDVIGIINYLKK from the coding sequence ATGAGTTCAGAAAAAATAGGATTTATAGGTCTTGGAAATATGGGCCATCCGATGGCAAAGAATCTCGAGAAAGCTGGATTTGATTTATCCGTTTTCAACAGAACCATCGAAAAAGCAGAAGACTTCAAAGACCAATCAAACATTGCTGAAAGTATCAGCGAACTGGTTGAAAACAGCGACATCATCTTCACCATTCTTACAAATGATAATGCGGTAAAAGCAGTTTATGAAGAGATTTTATCGCTTGATATTACGGGAAAATTATTCATTGATATGAGTACCATTTCGCCGGAAGTATCCAGTGAAATTGCAAAAGCTTTAAAAATAAAAGAAGCTTCTCTTCTGGACGCGCCGGTTGCCGGTAGCACAAAACCAGCAACAGACGGAACATTGATTATAATGGTCGGTGGCGATGAAAAAGATGTGAAACGTGCTGAGCCTTATTTGCAAAAATTAGGAAAAAGCATCAAACATTTGGGAGAAAATGGAAAAGGCTTGGCGGCGAAACTATCGGTCAATTACTTTATAGCTACCATTTATCAAGGTTTGGCAGAGACGGTTTTGTTTTCAGAGTCTCAGGGAATCAATCGTTCGGATATGCTCGACATCATTAATGAAAGTGCGAGCGGAAGTGGCGCTACGAAGGTGAAAACGCCTCTGTTGACGGAAGAAAACTATGCACCGACATTTGCTTTGGATTTGATGTTGAAAGATATTTTGCTAGCGGAAGATGCAGGCGCCGATTTTCCTTTAACAAAGACTTTGATAGAAACTTATCAATCAGCCAATGACGCAGGTTTTGGGAAAGATGACGTGATTGGAATTATCAATTATCTGAAAAAATAA
- a CDS encoding AraC family transcriptional regulator: MVKKLQFESLVIGDLEGEEFGHPSHSHTYYEMIYVLKGNGNHHINNIILPYKCGDLFLISPDDQHYFEYNKYSRLIFIKFTDDYFKGNKHLSPDSFAMNSPENVMRKQILKEKKLIFTEPCKTILKKTIENILSYNCRKDVSTSPIVFYQILSIFGLIKEATSKMDIRLDVGLQNKEDVISYIHQNIYQPETIRIKNIAYHFNISPTYFSAYFKRNFEVSYRDYVNDYRMTLIERRMESGQNTIKQIAYEFGFTDESHLSHYFKNKKSKTLGSYKNKSRSLA; encoded by the coding sequence ATTGTGAAAAAACTGCAGTTTGAGTCTTTGGTGATAGGTGATTTGGAAGGTGAGGAGTTTGGTCATCCATCGCACAGCCATACTTATTATGAAATGATTTATGTTTTGAAGGGAAATGGCAATCATCACATCAACAACATTATTCTGCCTTACAAATGTGGCGACCTATTTCTGATTTCGCCCGATGACCAGCATTATTTTGAGTACAATAAATATTCAAGATTGATTTTCATTAAGTTCACCGATGATTATTTCAAAGGGAACAAACACCTTTCGCCAGATTCTTTCGCGATGAATTCTCCGGAAAACGTGATGCGAAAGCAAATCCTGAAAGAGAAAAAACTCATCTTCACCGAACCCTGCAAGACGATTCTGAAAAAGACGATTGAGAATATTTTGTCCTACAATTGCAGAAAAGATGTTTCCACATCGCCGATTGTATTTTATCAAATCCTTTCAATTTTCGGATTGATAAAAGAAGCGACCTCAAAAATGGACATCAGATTGGACGTTGGACTTCAGAATAAGGAAGATGTGATTTCGTATATCCATCAGAATATCTACCAGCCGGAGACGATTCGAATCAAAAATATCGCCTATCATTTCAATATTTCACCGACTTATTTCAGTGCTTACTTCAAACGGAATTTCGAAGTTTCTTATCGCGATTATGTCAATGATTATCGGATGACTTTGATAGAAAGACGAATGGAATCGGGACAAAATACCATCAAACAAATCGCTTATGAGTTTGGTTTTACGGACGAAAGCCACTTGTCGCATTATTTCAAAAATAAGAAAAGCAAAACGCTGGGTTCGTACAAAAATAAGAGTCGGAGTTTAGCGTAG